One genomic segment of Bombyx mori chromosome W, ASM3026992v2 includes these proteins:
- the LOC134201698 gene encoding serine/arginine repetitive matrix protein 1-like, which translates to MSGGNSPPLISTPGPSHKGRQVMPQSSRYQPTPAARIGSMGLGTDSLPGPSVAAQRTLRIEPEEGNLPSLTDPSGPSRPRKKARSESDRGSSSDKDKRPRLGPSSRSEGEDGSTTSSAHSSTESVTPSSSRSSSPSGSPIPAKPIPKPRAPARTGIALRQQRSPPRSPSPTLSPIPVDSTRGAPALSGTAGNLDSTRYMDLESTRPHVPKPNPIPSTSYAAMAARPGAPTTQRTSQSSQVPPPRPKGRAQEMPSKVAVRGLPADTDEAEIVNALKELGFPARYARCIRSQRGRPGCVFHVALDHLSKDGLARLRCAVYRKRARMMGVTVPPPAPQAPRAGSAALPASEPVAKWKGKGKGKSSQPPPPSHSAPSAVVVEASPSASTLMAQANPPRQTTKSKPTPAPRGRTTAAPLPQQTPCPTSGLTTTKNREKNRRKKLKKKARKKEEKARRGIPEPIVPDPPSRAHVETMEVSEASPPTQLSTTSPQLPSAHPAEGNLDNLNSQPPLPPRPQRERRSGRQASQPAGFAAWLLALWENLAEVISGVIREIASGASPIGAILSGFYQLIARLNG; encoded by the exons ATGTCTGGGGGAAATTCACCCCCGCTCATCAGCACTCCCGGCCCGTCTCACAAGGGACGACAGGTGATGCCTCAATCAAGCAGATACCAACCAACGCCAGCAGCTCGTATAGGCTCGATGGGACTCGGGACGGACAGTCTGCCCGGGCCTTCGGTCGCGGCCCAGAGGACTCTGAGGATCGAACCGGAGGAAGGTAATCTTCCCTCGTTGACCGATCCCTCTGggccctctcggccgcggaagaaggccaggtccgagtctgACCGAGGTTCATCGAGCGATAAGGACAAGCGTCCCAGACTAGGCCCTTCCTCCAGATCGGAGGGGGAGGATGGTTCGACCACGTCCTCAGCTCATTCCTCGACAGAATCAGTCACTCCCTCTTCGTCCAGATCTTCGTCCCCCTCTGGGAGTCCAATCCCAGCTAAACCCATTCCGAAACCTAGGGCTCCCGCCAGGACAGGGATAGCCCTAAGGCAACAACGATCCCCTCCTCGTTCTCCCTCCCCAACGCTTTCCCCTATCCCGGTAGACTCAacccgaggtgcccccgccctaagcggcacggcgggtaaCCTGGATTCGACCAGGTATATGGACCTCGAGTCTACCAGACCACACGTCCCAAAGCCCAATCCCATCCCTTCTACCTCctatgctgccatggcagctaggCCAGGTGCTCCCACCACCCAGAGGACTTCCCAATCCTCAcaagtccctcccccgaggccgaagGGTCGTGCCCAGGAG atgccTTCGAAGGTGGCggtccggggcctccctgccgacaccgacgagGCAGAAATCGTCAatgccctgaaggagctgggATTCCCGGCTCGATATGCCAGGTGCATTAGGTCCCAGAGAGGGCGTCCGGGCTGCGTGTTTCACGTAGCCCTGGATCACCTCTCGAAGGACGgtctcgcccgctt acggtgtGCGGTCTACCGCAaacgggccaggatgatgggagtaaccgtccctcctcctgcACCTCAGGCGCCTCGAGCCGGGAGTGCAGCTCTTCCGGCATCCGAACCAGTAGCAAAatggaaggggaaggggaaagggaaatcttccCAGCCCCCTCCCCCTTCCCACTCCGCTCCGTCTGCTGTGGTGGTGGAGGCGTCGCCATCGGCGTCTACACTGATGGCACAGGCCAACCCACCACGGCAGACAACCAAATCCAAGCCTACTCCTGCTCCCCGTGGTCGAACTACTGCTGCTCCATTGCCACAACAAACACCTTGCCCGACTAGCGGTCTTACGACAACAAAAAACAGGGAAAAGAATAGAcgcaaaaaattgaaaaaaaaggcaAGGAAAAAGGAAGAAAAAGCAAGAAGGGGCATACCAGAGCCTATAGTGCCGGATCCCCCATCGAGAGCCCATGTTGAAACCATGGAGGTCTCTGAGGCCTCCCCACCAACCCAATTATCGACAACAAGCCCGCAATTGCCTTCGGCCCATCCGGCCGAAGGTAATTTAGATAACTTAAATAGTCagccccccctccccccccgccctcagcgcgagcgccGCAGCGGTCGACAGGCCTCTCAGCCTGCCGGTTTTGCTGCATGGCTGCTGGCACTCTGGGAGAACTtggccgaggtgatctccggagtcaTCCGCGAGATCGCCTCCGGCGCTAGCCCTATCGGGGCtatcctgtcggggttctaccagtTGATAGCgaggctcaatggctag